One segment of Theobroma cacao cultivar B97-61/B2 chromosome 9, Criollo_cocoa_genome_V2, whole genome shotgun sequence DNA contains the following:
- the LOC18588019 gene encoding RNA polymerase sigma factor sigC — protein sequence MGFRLNLKGVCPVPSHFLASSPSRLPSSGVLSLKDPLKAYASSAAPQTLEKGCLEIEEMKVNIGKGSQSHSHSLTMIDKTHELIGGDKSSSRTSPQACKASHYSLLMENLDVLEETFADSDVLTLEREILLQLGRLGALKLFNTCLSRTLKASNILDLSDVPANSGDCNMNLSVDGQKDKTVVCSRKKKQRKKIRERALENPTIISTQLLPSNTLHGRFQKPKVSSAKRVSDSRSRRLRIARNEAEMSKGVKVVANLERIRTTLEEETGRAASLSCWAEAAGVSEKVLQQHLRFGWYCRDELLRSTRSLVLYFARNYRGLGIAHEDLIQAGSLGVLQGAERFDHTRGYRFSTYVQFWIRKSVSRIVTRHARGIQVPCTLSRAIVQIQKARKALSKSHGKYPDEDAIAKFTGLSLAKIRSANKCMRVVGSIDQKIGDCMNAKYLEFIPDLSVRSPEKTVMRQHMKEDIHDLLNGLDARERQVMVLRYGLKGSPPKSLEEIGRLFHVSKEWIRRIEMKAMKNLRDKETCRNLSHYLDS from the exons ATGGGTTTCAGGCTGAATCTCAAGGGGGTTTGCCCAGTTCCTTCTCATTTTCTTGCCAGTTCACCTTCGAGGCTCCCTTCTTCTG GTGTGCTTTCGTTAAAAGATCCTCTGAAGGCATATGCTTCATCCGCAGCTCCGCAAACATTAGAAAAAGGTTGCttggaaattgaagaaatgaag GTAAACATTGGCAAGGGATCACAGTCACACAGTCATTCACTTACTATGATTGATAAAACTCATGAACTAATTGGAGGGGACAAATCTTCCTCTCGCACAAGCCCACAAGCATGCAAGGCTTCACATTATAGTTTGCTAATGGAGAATCTCGACGTTTTAGAGGAGACATTTGCTGATTCAGATGTGTTAACATTGGAGAGGGAAATTCTACTACAACTAGGAAGGCTTGGAGCTCTGAAATTATTCAACACATGTCTCTCTAGGACTCTTAAAGCTTCAAATATTTTGGACCTATCTGATGTTCCTGCTAATAGTGGAGATTGTAATATGAATCTCTCGGTGGATGGTCAAAAGGATAAAACTGTTGTTTGCtctagaaaaaagaaacaacgcaaaaagataagagaaagggCACTAGAAAACCCCACTATAATTTCTACCCAATTGCTGCCATCGAACACCCTGCATGGACGCTTTCAAAAGCCCAAAGTTTCTTCTGCAAAAAGAGTGTCAGACTCTAGAAGTAGAAGATTGAGAATTGCTAGAAATGAAGCAGAAATGTCGAAGGGAGTGAAG GTGGTTGCAAACTTGGAGAGAATTAGAACAACTTTAGAAGAGGAAACGGGTAGAGCGGCAAGCTTGAGTTGCTGGGCAGAAGCAGCCGGAGTTAGTGAGAAGGTGCTGCAACAGCATTTGCGTTTTGGTTGGTATTGCAGAGATGAGCTTCTAAGGAGTACTCGCTCTTTAGTCCTCTACTTTGCAAGGAACTATAGGGGTCTGGGAATAGCCCATGAAGATTTAATCCAG GCGGGAAGTTTAGGCGTCTTACAAGGTGCAGAACGGTTTGACCACACAAGGGGATACAGATTTTCTACCTATGTACAGTTCTGGATAAGAAAATCAGTTTCAAGGATAGTTACACGTCATGCTAGAGGGATTCAAGTTCCT TGCACGTTAAGCAGGGCAATAGTTCAGATACAGAAAGCTCGGAAGGCCCTTAGCAAAAGCCATGGCAAATACCCAGACGAGGATGCAATTGCCAAGTTCACGGGACTTTCTTTGGCTAAAATCAGATCAGCTAATAAATGCATGAGAGTTGTGGGTTCAATTGACCAGAAAATTGGAGATTGTATGAATGCAAAATATTTG GAATTTATCCCCGATTTGTCAGTAAGGAGCCCAGAAAAAACTGTGATGAGGCAGCACATGAAGGAAGATATTCATGATCTTTTGAATGGTTTGGATGCAAGAGAGAGGCAAGTGATGGTTTTACGTTATGGGCTCAAGGGCTCTCCCCCTAAGTCTCTTGAGGAGATCGGGAGGCTCTTTCATGTGAGCAAAGAGTGGATAAGAAGGATAGAGATGaaagcaatgaaaaatttgaggGATAAAGAAACGTGCAGAAATTTAAGCCATTATTTGGATTCATAG